From one Planococcus citri chromosome 3, ihPlaCitr1.1, whole genome shotgun sequence genomic stretch:
- the GluClalpha gene encoding glutamate-gated chloride channel isoform X2, translating into MDNIHSRSMLSILIFIIFAQICWTYQPKVNYREKEKEVLDKILGQGSYDARIRPSGVNGTDGAAIVTINLFIRSITTISDVKMEYSVQLTFREQWMDERLKFDDYDGRIKYLTLTDASRVWMPDLFFSNEKEGHFHNIIMPNVYIRIFPYGSVLYSIRITLTLSCPMNLKLYPLDKQVCSLRMASYGWTTDDLVFLWKEGDPVQVVKNLHLPRFTLEKYRTDYCNSKTNTGEYSCLKVDLLFKREFSYYLIQIYIPCCMLVIVSWVSFWLDQSAVPARVSLGVTTLLTMATQTSGINASLPPVSYTKAIDVWTGVCLTFVFGALLEFALVNYASRSDTHREKIQKETKTNSLEDGNAFQMKPLMNRAGHVEMIRHCEVHMQQKSGCICFLRSWFSKFPTRSKRIDVVSRIIFPLVFALFNVSYWSTYLFRDEQEDQQ; encoded by the exons atGGATAATATACATTCCAGAAGTATGCTCAGCATActtatatttattatttttgctcaaatttgttg gaCTTATCAACCTAAAGTTAATTatagagagaaagaaaaagaagttttggataaaattttaggACAAGGTAGTTACGATGCAAGAATTAGACCCTCAGGAGTCAATGGCACAG ATGGTGCGGCCATTGTTACAATTAATCTGTTTATAAGAAGTATTACCACTATAAGTGACGTAAAAATG GAGTACAGTGTTCAATTGACATTCAGAGAACAATGGATGGATGAAAGATTGAAATTCGATGACTATGAcg gaagaataaaatatttaacaTTAACTGACGCTAGTAGAGTGTGGATGCCGGATTTGTTTTTCTCAAACGAAAAGGAAGGCCATTTCCATAATATTATTATGCCCAACGTGTACATTAGAATATTTCCATATGGCTCAGTTCTTTATAGTATCAG GATTACATTAACTTTATCGTGTCcgatgaatttaaaattatatccATTGGATAAGCAAGTGTGTTCATTAAGAATGGCCAGCT ACGGTTGGACCACAGACGATTTAGTATTCTTATGGAAGGAAGGTGATCCTGTAcaagttgtaaaaaatcttcatttgCCTCgatttactcttgaaaaatatcgaactgATTATTGCAATAGTAAAACAAACacag GGGAATACAGTTGTTTAAAAGTAGATTTACTTTTCAAACGCGAGTTCAGTTACTACTTGATTCAAATTTACATTCCCTGTTGCATGCTGGTAATAGTATCGTGGGTTTCATTTTGGCTGGATCAAAGTGCTGTACCAGCCAGAGTATCATTAGGGGTAACTACCCTTTTAACAATGGCTACACAAACGTCCGGAATAAATGCTTCATTACCACCGGTATCGTACACCAAAGCCATTGACGTCTGGACTGGCGTTTGTTTAACATTCGTTTTTGGGGCACTGCTAGAATTCGCCTTGGTGAATTACGCTTCCCGTTCAGACACCCATcgcgaaaaaatccaaaaggaAACTAAAACTAACTCTTTGGAAGATGGAAATGCCTTTCAAATG AAACCTTTAATGAATCGAGCCGGCCACGTTGAAATGATCCGACATTGCGAAGTGCACATGCAGCAAAAAAGTGGATGTATATGCTTCCTCCGTTCTTGGTTTTCGAAATTCCCCACTCGTTCTAAACGTATCGACGTAGTTTCGCGAATAATATTCCCGTTAGTGTTCGCATTATTCAACGTTTCGTATTGGTCAACATATCTGTTTAGAGACGAACAAGAGGATCAACAATAA
- the GluClalpha gene encoding glutamate-gated chloride channel isoform X4, with amino-acid sequence MEYSVQLTFREQWMDERLKFDDYDGRIKYLTLTDASRVWMPDLFFSNEKEGHFHNIIMPNVYIRIFPYGSVLYSIRITLTLSCPMNLKLYPLDKQVCSLRMASYGWTTDDLVFLWKEGDPVQVVKNLHLPRFTLEKYRTDYCNSKTNTGEYSCLKVDLLFKREFSYYLIQIYIPCCMLVIVSWVSFWLDQSAVPARVSLGVTTLLTMATQTSGINASLPPVSYTKAIDVWTGVCLTFVFGALLEFALVNYASRSDTHREKIQKETKTNSLEDGNAFQMKPLMNRAGHVEMIRHCEVHMQQKSGCICFLRSWFSKFPTRSKRIDVVSRIIFPLVFALFNVSYWSTYLFRDEQEDQQ; translated from the exons ATG GAGTACAGTGTTCAATTGACATTCAGAGAACAATGGATGGATGAAAGATTGAAATTCGATGACTATGAcg gaagaataaaatatttaacaTTAACTGACGCTAGTAGAGTGTGGATGCCGGATTTGTTTTTCTCAAACGAAAAGGAAGGCCATTTCCATAATATTATTATGCCCAACGTGTACATTAGAATATTTCCATATGGCTCAGTTCTTTATAGTATCAG GATTACATTAACTTTATCGTGTCcgatgaatttaaaattatatccATTGGATAAGCAAGTGTGTTCATTAAGAATGGCCAGCT ACGGTTGGACCACAGACGATTTAGTATTCTTATGGAAGGAAGGTGATCCTGTAcaagttgtaaaaaatcttcatttgCCTCgatttactcttgaaaaatatcgaactgATTATTGCAATAGTAAAACAAACacag GGGAATACAGTTGTTTAAAAGTAGATTTACTTTTCAAACGCGAGTTCAGTTACTACTTGATTCAAATTTACATTCCCTGTTGCATGCTGGTAATAGTATCGTGGGTTTCATTTTGGCTGGATCAAAGTGCTGTACCAGCCAGAGTATCATTAGGGGTAACTACCCTTTTAACAATGGCTACACAAACGTCCGGAATAAATGCTTCATTACCACCGGTATCGTACACCAAAGCCATTGACGTCTGGACTGGCGTTTGTTTAACATTCGTTTTTGGGGCACTGCTAGAATTCGCCTTGGTGAATTACGCTTCCCGTTCAGACACCCATcgcgaaaaaatccaaaaggaAACTAAAACTAACTCTTTGGAAGATGGAAATGCCTTTCAAATG AAACCTTTAATGAATCGAGCCGGCCACGTTGAAATGATCCGACATTGCGAAGTGCACATGCAGCAAAAAAGTGGATGTATATGCTTCCTCCGTTCTTGGTTTTCGAAATTCCCCACTCGTTCTAAACGTATCGACGTAGTTTCGCGAATAATATTCCCGTTAGTGTTCGCATTATTCAACGTTTCGTATTGGTCAACATATCTGTTTAGAGACGAACAAGAGGATCAACAATAA
- the LOC135839288 gene encoding nischarin — protein MACLIENDHHFTVSIPSYEDKDGVTHYQINVVVGTVSWVVFHRYKDFVELHETLVTDHCLSKEMLPRKKYIGNRDPQFIEKRKSCLENYLQTVIAFLQKAMPFVLLKFLDFDKYDISCILQNMAFNLKRENTFVESVEGPIEYTFSPLQLHAISERLQKCCFPNESYNNDFDFSHILEFCYNSKTVIIRGNRSNIGSSNLICNNLTFELTFFKTAVNLYFYNVQLSNIYDLGSLRQSVTSFVVYNSNMEQFSDALLCDKVHKTHEESEEHVWNKLMNIDFSWNEFKRIDKSISLSPNLRSLTMDGNQMKTIDNTHLIPNLTHLSICANDITIKECLASKLACVSHLNLSQNKIDTLLPFAKLVSLQELNLASNKICDSKEIKYISDLPKLNYLVLTGNPVSTIIDYRIKVFEYFNVRASYLCLDNERPSQKELDTAAVLRALTVVREGKTPILSQTTA, from the exons ATGGCTTGTTTAATCGAAAACGATCATCATTTCACTGTCAGTATTCCATCGTATGAAGACAAAGATGGAGTAACTCACTACCAGATTAATGTCGTCGTGGGAACCGTATCATGGGTAGTTTTTCATCGTTACAAGGATTTTGTCGAATTGCACGAAACACTAGTTACTGATCATTGTCTTTCCAAGGAAATGCtcccacgaaaaaaatatatcggtaATCGAGATCCGCAGTTCATCGAGAAACGTAAAAGctgtttggaaaattatttgcaAACTGTCATAGCATTTCTACAAAAAGCGATGCCGttcgttttattaaaatttttagattttgataaaTACGACATTTCGTGTATATTGCAAAATATGGCTTTCAATCTGAAACGAGAAAATACTTTTGTGGAAAGCGTGGAAGGGCCGATAGAGTATACATTCAGTCCGCTTCAG TTGCACGCAATCAGCGAACGATTACAGAAATGCTGTTTTCCCAACGAGTCGTACAATAATGACTTCGATTTTAGTCACATTTTGGAGTTTTGCTACAATTCGAAGACTGTAATCATTCGTGGGAATCGTTCGAACATCGGAAGTAGTAATTTAATCTGTAATAATCTGACTTTCgagttgacatttttcaaaacagcgGTCAATTTATACTTCTACAATGTTCAATTATCGAATATTTACGATTTGGGATCGTTGAGACAAAGTGTAACTTCATTTGTTGTCTATAACAGTAATATGGAGCAGTTTTCCGATGCGCTATTGTGTGATAAAGTTCATAAGACTCACGAAGAATCTGAAGAACACGTTTGGAATAAGCTTATGAATATTGATTTCAGTTGGAACGAATTCAAACGAATTGATAAAAGTATATCCCTATCGCCAAATCTACGTAGTCTCACAATGGATGGCAATCAGATGAAAACCATCGATAATACCCATTTGATTCCTAATCTAACTCATTTATCAATTTGCGCGAATGATATTACCATCAAAGAGTGTTTAGCTTCGAAATTGGCCTGTGTTTCGCATTTAAATTTGTCTCAAAATAAAATCGATACGTTGCTTCCGTTTGCAAAATTGGTCTCGTTGCAAGAATTGAATTTGGCTTCGAATAAAATATGCGACTCGAAAGAGATTAAATATATTAGCGATTTACCAAAGTTGAACTATTTAGTATTAACTGGTAATCCGGTTTCGACTATTATTGACTATAGaattaaagtttttgaatatttcaacgttAGAGCCAGTTACCTTTGTTTAGATAATGAAAGACCTTCTCAAAAAGAGCTCGATACCGCAGCAGTTTTAAGAGCTTTAACAGTTGTGAGAGAAGGTAAAACTCCAATTCTATCACAAACTACTGCATAA
- the Gmppb gene encoding mannose-1-phosphate guanyltransferase beta → MCGKELIGKIKALILVGGYGTRLRPLTLSRPKPLVEFANKSMLIHQLEALIEAGVTEVVLAVSYQAQEMEKDLKEEAQKLGVSLIFSHESEPLGTAGPLALASKTLSENDEPFFVLNSDIICDFPFKEMVAFHKKHGKEGTICVTKVEEPSKYGVVLYDENGCIKNFIEKPQEFVSNKINAGMYIFNSSILKRIKLEPTSIEKEIFPEMAKESQLYALELKGFWMDVGQPRDFLTGMCLYLSSLRQKKSDKLSDREAVVGNVLIDPSAKIGQDCKIGPNVTIGPNVVIEDGVCIRRSTILSGAVIRSHSWLDSCIIGWRCVIGRWVRLENNTVLGEDVIVKDEIYINGGQVLPHKSIASSVPDPQIIM, encoded by the exons ATGTGCGGCAAAGAACTTATTGGTAAAATCAAAGCCCTGATTTTAGTCGGCGGATATGGAACCAGATTAAGGCCTTTGACACTTAGCAGACCTAAGCCACTTGTCGAATTCGCCAACAAATCGATGCTCATACATCAGCTAGAAGCATTAATAGAAGCCGGCGTCACGGAAGTAGTATTGGCTGTATCTTACCAAGCTCAAGAGATGGAAAAGGATTTAAAAGAAGAAGCACAAAAATTAGGAGTTAGTTTAATATTCTCGCACGAATCGGAACCACTGGGTACAGCTGGTCCTCTGGCTTTGGCTAGCAAAACCTTATCTGAAAATGACGAACCGTTTTTCGTTCTGAATTCAGACATCATTTGTGATTTTCCTTTCAAAGAAATGGTCGCTTTTCATAAAAAGCACGGAAAAGAAGGCACTATTTGCGTTACGAAGGTAGAAGAACCCTCCAAATATGGTGTCGTGCTGTACGATGAAAATGGctgcattaaaaatttcattgaaaagcCTCAAGAATTtgtttcgaataaaattaacGCCGGAATGTATATTTTCAATAGtagcattttaaaaagaatcaaATTAGAACCCACCAGCATAGAGAAGGAAATTTTTCCCGAAATGGCGAAAGAAAGTCAGTTATATGCTCTGGAATTGAAAGGCTTCTGGATGGATGTCGGACAACCTCGAGATTTTTTAACCG GTATGTGTTTGTATTTATCTTCATTGCGTCAAAAGAAATCCGATAAACTATCAGACCGAGAAGCTGTTGTTGGCAATGTATTGATCGATCCATCAGCGAAAATAGGCCAAGATTGCAAAATTGGCCCTAATGTGACCATCGGTCCGAATGTCGTCATCGAAGATGGAGTTTGCATTCGACGTAGCACCATATTATCGGGAGCTGTCATAAGATCACATTCTTGGCTGGATAGTTGTATCATTGGATGGCGATGTGTTATTGGAAGATGGGTTCGACTTGAAAACAATACCGTCTTAGGGGAAGACGTCATtgtaaaagatgaaatttatatTAATGGTGGGCAAGTACTACCTCATAAATCGATCGCCTCTTCCGTTCCGGACCCTCAGATTATTATGTAA
- the GluClalpha gene encoding glutamate-gated chloride channel isoform X3, whose product MQELDPQESMAQEYSVQLTFREQWMDERLKFDDYDGRIKYLTLTDASRVWMPDLFFSNEKEGHFHNIIMPNVYIRIFPYGSVLYSIRITLTLSCPMNLKLYPLDKQVCSLRMASYGWTTDDLVFLWKEGDPVQVVKNLHLPRFTLEKYRTDYCNSKTNTGEYSCLKVDLLFKREFSYYLIQIYIPCCMLVIVSWVSFWLDQSAVPARVSLGVTTLLTMATQTSGINASLPPVSYTKAIDVWTGVCLTFVFGALLEFALVNYASRSDTHREKIQKETKTNSLEDGNAFQMKPLMNRAGHVEMIRHCEVHMQQKSGCICFLRSWFSKFPTRSKRIDVVSRIIFPLVFALFNVSYWSTYLFRDEQEDQQ is encoded by the exons ATGCAAGAATTAGACCCTCAGGAGTCAATGGCACAG GAGTACAGTGTTCAATTGACATTCAGAGAACAATGGATGGATGAAAGATTGAAATTCGATGACTATGAcg gaagaataaaatatttaacaTTAACTGACGCTAGTAGAGTGTGGATGCCGGATTTGTTTTTCTCAAACGAAAAGGAAGGCCATTTCCATAATATTATTATGCCCAACGTGTACATTAGAATATTTCCATATGGCTCAGTTCTTTATAGTATCAG GATTACATTAACTTTATCGTGTCcgatgaatttaaaattatatccATTGGATAAGCAAGTGTGTTCATTAAGAATGGCCAGCT ACGGTTGGACCACAGACGATTTAGTATTCTTATGGAAGGAAGGTGATCCTGTAcaagttgtaaaaaatcttcatttgCCTCgatttactcttgaaaaatatcgaactgATTATTGCAATAGTAAAACAAACacag GGGAATACAGTTGTTTAAAAGTAGATTTACTTTTCAAACGCGAGTTCAGTTACTACTTGATTCAAATTTACATTCCCTGTTGCATGCTGGTAATAGTATCGTGGGTTTCATTTTGGCTGGATCAAAGTGCTGTACCAGCCAGAGTATCATTAGGGGTAACTACCCTTTTAACAATGGCTACACAAACGTCCGGAATAAATGCTTCATTACCACCGGTATCGTACACCAAAGCCATTGACGTCTGGACTGGCGTTTGTTTAACATTCGTTTTTGGGGCACTGCTAGAATTCGCCTTGGTGAATTACGCTTCCCGTTCAGACACCCATcgcgaaaaaatccaaaaggaAACTAAAACTAACTCTTTGGAAGATGGAAATGCCTTTCAAATG AAACCTTTAATGAATCGAGCCGGCCACGTTGAAATGATCCGACATTGCGAAGTGCACATGCAGCAAAAAAGTGGATGTATATGCTTCCTCCGTTCTTGGTTTTCGAAATTCCCCACTCGTTCTAAACGTATCGACGTAGTTTCGCGAATAATATTCCCGTTAGTGTTCGCATTATTCAACGTTTCGTATTGGTCAACATATCTGTTTAGAGACGAACAAGAGGATCAACAATAA
- the GluClalpha gene encoding glutamate-gated chloride channel isoform X1 — MDNIHSRSMLSILIFIIFAQICWTYQPKVNYREKEKEVLDKILGQGSYDARIRPSGVNGTEDGPCIVYVNIFLRSISRIDDYKMEYSVQLTFREQWMDERLKFDDYDGRIKYLTLTDASRVWMPDLFFSNEKEGHFHNIIMPNVYIRIFPYGSVLYSIRITLTLSCPMNLKLYPLDKQVCSLRMASYGWTTDDLVFLWKEGDPVQVVKNLHLPRFTLEKYRTDYCNSKTNTGEYSCLKVDLLFKREFSYYLIQIYIPCCMLVIVSWVSFWLDQSAVPARVSLGVTTLLTMATQTSGINASLPPVSYTKAIDVWTGVCLTFVFGALLEFALVNYASRSDTHREKIQKETKTNSLEDGNAFQMKPLMNRAGHVEMIRHCEVHMQQKSGCICFLRSWFSKFPTRSKRIDVVSRIIFPLVFALFNVSYWSTYLFRDEQEDQQ; from the exons atGGATAATATACATTCCAGAAGTATGCTCAGCATActtatatttattatttttgctcaaatttgttg gaCTTATCAACCTAAAGTTAATTatagagagaaagaaaaagaagttttggataaaattttaggACAAGGTAGTTACGATGCAAGAATTAGACCCTCAGGAGTCAATGGCACAG AAGACGGCCCATGTATTGTAtatgtcaacatttttctacGTTCAATTAGCAGAATTGACGATTACAAAATG GAGTACAGTGTTCAATTGACATTCAGAGAACAATGGATGGATGAAAGATTGAAATTCGATGACTATGAcg gaagaataaaatatttaacaTTAACTGACGCTAGTAGAGTGTGGATGCCGGATTTGTTTTTCTCAAACGAAAAGGAAGGCCATTTCCATAATATTATTATGCCCAACGTGTACATTAGAATATTTCCATATGGCTCAGTTCTTTATAGTATCAG GATTACATTAACTTTATCGTGTCcgatgaatttaaaattatatccATTGGATAAGCAAGTGTGTTCATTAAGAATGGCCAGCT ACGGTTGGACCACAGACGATTTAGTATTCTTATGGAAGGAAGGTGATCCTGTAcaagttgtaaaaaatcttcatttgCCTCgatttactcttgaaaaatatcgaactgATTATTGCAATAGTAAAACAAACacag GGGAATACAGTTGTTTAAAAGTAGATTTACTTTTCAAACGCGAGTTCAGTTACTACTTGATTCAAATTTACATTCCCTGTTGCATGCTGGTAATAGTATCGTGGGTTTCATTTTGGCTGGATCAAAGTGCTGTACCAGCCAGAGTATCATTAGGGGTAACTACCCTTTTAACAATGGCTACACAAACGTCCGGAATAAATGCTTCATTACCACCGGTATCGTACACCAAAGCCATTGACGTCTGGACTGGCGTTTGTTTAACATTCGTTTTTGGGGCACTGCTAGAATTCGCCTTGGTGAATTACGCTTCCCGTTCAGACACCCATcgcgaaaaaatccaaaaggaAACTAAAACTAACTCTTTGGAAGATGGAAATGCCTTTCAAATG AAACCTTTAATGAATCGAGCCGGCCACGTTGAAATGATCCGACATTGCGAAGTGCACATGCAGCAAAAAAGTGGATGTATATGCTTCCTCCGTTCTTGGTTTTCGAAATTCCCCACTCGTTCTAAACGTATCGACGTAGTTTCGCGAATAATATTCCCGTTAGTGTTCGCATTATTCAACGTTTCGTATTGGTCAACATATCTGTTTAGAGACGAACAAGAGGATCAACAATAA